A window of Patescibacteria group bacterium contains these coding sequences:
- a CDS encoding DUF3179 domain-containing protein, translated as MPKGKDIGWWSALLLGAFLVAFWQYRAARVPGDAPAAAMHPSVTVPGSATTSIDDPEYESVVSADQYLKDDGEGLALDLDGKRRFYPFQVLVWHGAVNDPALPVLVTYSPLAGTSGVFDPRVDGAVKAFDVTDMLRDSSPIILDRESHAAEAEGQPRIPTAVMTWKAWRTAFPDGLVLARPGGTDHDYTRDPFLEYRKTAALWYPVEPKDPRLPMKERVVGIASAGTAKAFRTSDVGRLLIIEDEVGGLPVLILFDKTRETITAFDRRVLDATLTFTLDDDRGIVDAQSDSVWSARGIATRGSSKGTHLAPIALQPAYWFYWAATHPGTDLWQP; from the coding sequence ATGCCTAAAGGAAAGGACATCGGCTGGTGGTCGGCATTGCTCCTCGGGGCGTTCCTCGTGGCGTTTTGGCAATACCGCGCGGCGCGCGTCCCGGGCGATGCGCCGGCGGCGGCCATGCATCCGAGCGTCACGGTCCCAGGTTCGGCGACGACATCGATCGATGATCCGGAGTACGAATCCGTCGTCTCGGCCGACCAGTACCTGAAGGACGACGGGGAGGGGTTGGCCCTCGATCTGGACGGCAAACGCCGGTTCTATCCGTTCCAGGTGCTCGTGTGGCACGGGGCAGTCAACGATCCAGCGCTCCCGGTCCTCGTCACCTATTCGCCGCTTGCCGGCACCTCCGGCGTCTTCGACCCGCGCGTCGACGGGGCCGTGAAGGCGTTCGACGTGACGGACATGCTGCGCGACAGTTCGCCGATCATCCTCGATCGCGAATCGCATGCCGCCGAAGCCGAGGGACAGCCGCGGATCCCGACCGCGGTGATGACCTGGAAGGCGTGGCGCACCGCGTTCCCGGACGGACTGGTGCTCGCGCGCCCCGGCGGGACGGACCATGACTACACGCGCGATCCGTTCCTGGAGTATCGCAAGACGGCGGCCCTGTGGTACCCGGTGGAGCCGAAGGATCCGCGCCTGCCCATGAAGGAACGCGTCGTCGGCATCGCCTCCGCGGGAACGGCCAAGGCCTTTCGGACCAGCGACGTCGGGCGGCTGCTGATCATCGAGGACGAGGTCGGCGGCCTCCCCGTGCTCATCCTGTTCGACAAGACGCGGGAGACGATCACGGCGTTCGATCGGCGCGTCCTGGATGCCACGCTCACGTTCACCCTCGATGACGACCGCGGCATCGTGGATGCACAGAGCGATTCCGTCTGGAGCGCGCGCGGCATCGCCACGCGCGGTTCGTCGAAAGGGACGCATCTCGCCCCCATCGCGCTGCAACCCGCCTACTGGTTTTATTGGGCGGCAACCCATCCCGGCACCGACCTATGGCAACCTTAG
- the rsmI gene encoding 16S rRNA (cytidine(1402)-2'-O)-methyltransferase: MATLGTLYVVATPIGNLSDLSERAKATLASVDAILCEDTRVTSKLLSVIGVAKPLVAFHQHSDARKTHDVVRRLSAGESFALVTDAGTPGISDPGGMLVEAVVKELGDAAKIVPIPGPSAVIAALSVSGFPADRFTFLGFPPHKKGRQTFFKELASTEGTVVFYESTHRIMKCLEELDGLEELKERRLVVCRELTKLHETTYRGTAAEVTERLKATSIRGEFVVVIGPSA, encoded by the coding sequence ATGGCAACCTTAGGAACGCTCTACGTCGTGGCCACGCCCATCGGCAACCTGTCCGACCTCTCCGAACGCGCAAAGGCGACGCTCGCTTCGGTTGATGCCATCTTGTGCGAGGACACGCGCGTCACGTCCAAATTGCTTTCCGTCATCGGCGTCGCGAAGCCGCTCGTGGCCTTTCACCAACATTCCGACGCGCGCAAGACGCACGACGTCGTCCGTCGGCTGTCGGCGGGAGAATCCTTCGCGCTGGTCACGGACGCCGGGACGCCGGGCATCTCTGACCCGGGCGGGATGCTGGTCGAGGCCGTCGTGAAGGAGTTGGGCGACGCGGCGAAAATCGTCCCGATCCCCGGTCCGTCGGCGGTCATCGCGGCGCTGTCCGTGTCGGGTTTCCCGGCCGACCGCTTCACGTTCCTTGGGTTCCCGCCGCACAAGAAAGGGCGACAGACGTTCTTCAAGGAGCTCGCCTCAACGGAGGGGACGGTCGTGTTTTATGAAAGCACGCATCGGATCATGAAGTGCCTGGAGGAGCTTGATGGGCTTGAGGAGCTTAAGGAGCGACGGCTTGTCGTCTGCCGTGAACTCACGAAGCTGCACGAGACGACGTATCGTGGGACGGCGGCGGAGGTGACAGAACGGTTGAAAGCGACTAGTATTCGGGGCGAATTCGTGGTCGTCATCGGACCAAGTGCGTAG
- the metG gene encoding methionine--tRNA ligase: MSKFYLTTPIYYINGAPHVGHAYTGIIADALARYRRMRGDEVFFLTGTDENSQKNVEAAEKAGKKDDIQGYLDTMAATWQETFDELGFTNDRFIRTTEAAHAKAVEKFWKAVEAKGDIYEGEYVGLYCKGCEAFYTETDLVDAKCPLHKTAPESIKEKNYFFRLTKYRDALLEHIGKNPDFVVPAARRNEIMSYIRDFMKDVSISRSSMKWGIPVPGDETQRVYVWFDALINYLTGVGYGTDEAAFKKWWPADLHLVGKDIIKFHCALWPAMLMSAGLPLPKRVLAHGFFTIDGEKISKSLGNAIDPVAVAGEYGVDALRYFLFREIRLGEDGDFSLTRLAARYDGDLANELGNLVHRVLTMTEKYFDGSAPQRADGFLAGAWDGYHAAWEELRTHDALDVVWSLVRQSNQLIEERAPWQLAKMGETKLLGDTMYALLETLRHIAWMLYPFMPETAEKMFAKLGLAAPKEFTQPFETAWAWGELVPGARIEKGEPLFPRKERKEA; this comes from the coding sequence ATGTCCAAATTCTACCTCACGACGCCGATTTACTACATAAACGGCGCTCCGCACGTCGGGCACGCCTACACCGGAATCATCGCCGACGCGCTTGCCCGCTACCGCCGCATGCGTGGGGACGAGGTGTTTTTCTTGACGGGCACCGACGAGAACAGCCAGAAGAACGTCGAGGCCGCGGAGAAAGCCGGAAAGAAGGATGACATCCAGGGGTATTTGGACACCATGGCGGCCACCTGGCAGGAAACGTTCGACGAGCTGGGGTTCACGAACGACCGGTTCATCCGCACCACCGAGGCGGCGCATGCGAAGGCCGTCGAGAAGTTCTGGAAAGCGGTCGAGGCGAAGGGCGACATCTACGAGGGCGAATACGTCGGCCTCTACTGCAAGGGGTGCGAGGCGTTCTATACGGAAACGGACCTCGTCGACGCGAAATGCCCGCTCCATAAGACCGCCCCCGAATCCATCAAGGAGAAGAACTATTTCTTCAGGCTCACCAAGTACCGCGATGCCTTGCTCGAGCATATCGGCAAGAACCCGGATTTCGTCGTCCCCGCCGCGCGCCGCAACGAGATCATGAGCTACATCCGTGATTTCATGAAGGACGTGTCCATCTCCCGCTCAAGCATGAAGTGGGGGATTCCCGTGCCCGGCGACGAGACGCAGCGCGTGTACGTGTGGTTCGACGCGCTCATCAACTATCTCACCGGCGTCGGGTACGGCACCGACGAAGCCGCGTTCAAGAAGTGGTGGCCAGCCGACCTGCACCTGGTGGGGAAGGACATCATCAAGTTCCATTGCGCGCTGTGGCCCGCGATGCTCATGAGCGCCGGGCTGCCGCTGCCCAAACGCGTGCTTGCGCACGGGTTCTTCACGATCGACGGCGAGAAGATCTCCAAGTCGCTTGGCAACGCCATCGATCCGGTGGCCGTCGCGGGCGAGTACGGCGTTGACGCGCTGCGGTACTTCCTGTTCCGCGAAATCCGCCTGGGCGAAGACGGCGATTTTTCCCTGACGCGCCTTGCGGCCCGCTACGACGGCGATTTGGCGAACGAGCTTGGCAATCTCGTGCACCGCGTGCTCACGATGACCGAGAAATACTTCGACGGGTCGGCGCCCCAGCGAGCCGACGGATTCCTCGCCGGCGCCTGGGACGGCTACCACGCCGCCTGGGAGGAGCTGCGCACACACGACGCGCTTGATGTCGTCTGGAGCCTTGTGCGCCAAAGCAACCAGCTCATCGAGGAGCGCGCGCCGTGGCAGCTTGCCAAGATGGGCGAGACGAAGCTCCTCGGGGACACGATGTACGCGCTCCTCGAGACGCTCCGGCACATCGCCTGGATGCTCTACCCCTTCATGCCAGAGACGGCAGAAAAGATGTTCGCGAAGCTCGGTCTCGCCGCCCCCAAGGAGTTTACGCAGCCGTTTGAAACGGCTTGGGCCTGGGGCGAACTCGTCCCGGGTGCTAGGATTGAGAAGGGAGAACCGTTGTTCCCGCGTAAGGAAAGGAAGGAGGCCTAA
- a CDS encoding CvpA family protein yields MSLVDVILIFIVGGFTMFGLFFGLVRTLGGLIGTIVGMVVASRLVGPVYDRFGWLMGGGGTGKVVAFLIVFFVFGRIFGLGLWLLRTVFGWFAWIPLAGLVDRILGAAFGLIEGIVFVSVALFFALQFLPDDAVKMALSASIVGKGMLAIVAALQVIFPSSLKAAG; encoded by the coding sequence ATGTCCCTCGTAGACGTCATCCTCATCTTCATCGTCGGCGGATTCACGATGTTCGGCCTGTTCTTCGGGCTCGTTCGCACGCTCGGCGGGCTCATCGGGACGATCGTCGGCATGGTGGTGGCCTCGCGACTGGTGGGGCCGGTGTACGACCGGTTCGGTTGGCTCATGGGCGGGGGAGGGACCGGCAAGGTGGTGGCATTCCTGATCGTATTCTTCGTCTTCGGGCGCATCTTCGGGCTCGGGTTGTGGCTCCTTCGCACCGTGTTCGGCTGGTTCGCCTGGATCCCGCTCGCCGGGCTCGTGGACAGGATCCTCGGCGCCGCGTTCGGCCTCATCGAAGGGATCGTGTTCGTGAGCGTCGCCTTGTTCTTCGCGCTGCAGTTCCTGCCGGACGACGCCGTGAAGATGGCGCTGTCCGCCTCCATCGTGGGGAAGGGGATGCTCGCGATCGTGGCCGCCCTTCAGGTGATCTTCCCATCCAGCCTCAAGGCCGCCGGCTGA
- a CDS encoding TatD family deoxyribonuclease — protein MLVDAHCHVHFRGYGEEKGDVVRRARDAGVKMITVGTNLATSREALAFAEGQDDVWATVGLHPNHTTASPHHDEEELASAPPTEGERFDADAFRVLASHPKCVAIGECGLDYYRLAGDASEAKARQTAAVRAQFDLATEAGKPVVIHCRDGSTPLTTGAHADQLALIREYVADGKLSRRGVIHCFTGTLEEAQAYVAAGFLISFTGIITFPPKASYLPLGKGEHEGVALSALQRVVQALPLESILVETDSPYLTPIPFRGKQNEPAHVRFVAEKIGQLKNLPFEEVARATTENAHHLFSLS, from the coding sequence ATGCTCGTGGATGCGCACTGCCACGTGCATTTCCGCGGATATGGGGAGGAGAAGGGCGATGTCGTCCGGCGGGCGCGCGACGCCGGCGTAAAAATGATTACCGTCGGAACGAACCTCGCGACGAGCCGCGAAGCGTTGGCGTTCGCCGAGGGCCAGGACGACGTCTGGGCGACCGTCGGCCTGCATCCTAACCACACCACCGCTTCGCCACATCACGACGAGGAGGAGCTCGCGTCCGCGCCCCCCACGGAAGGGGAGCGGTTCGACGCCGACGCGTTCCGCGTCCTCGCGTCGCATCCCAAGTGCGTCGCGATCGGCGAATGCGGATTGGACTACTATCGGCTCGCAGGGGACGCGTCCGAGGCGAAGGCCCGGCAGACGGCCGCGGTTCGCGCGCAATTCGACCTCGCTACGGAGGCAGGCAAGCCGGTGGTCATCCACTGCCGCGATGGTTCGACGCCGCTCACCACAGGTGCGCACGCCGACCAGCTTGCGCTCATCAGGGAGTACGTCGCGGACGGGAAGTTGTCCCGTCGCGGTGTCATCCACTGTTTCACCGGCACATTAGAAGAGGCGCAAGCCTATGTCGCCGCCGGTTTTCTCATTTCGTTCACGGGCATCATCACGTTCCCGCCCAAGGCGAGCTATCTCCCCCTTGGTAAGGGGGAGCATGAGGGGGTCGCGCTCTCTGCCTTGCAGCGAGTCGTCCAGGCGCTCCCGCTCGAATCCATCCTCGTCGAGACGGATTCCCCCTATCTCACCCCGATCCCATTCCGCGGAAAACAAAACGAACCGGCCCATGTCCGTTTTGTCGCAGAAAAGATCGGCCAACTGAAAAACCTCCCTTTCGAGGAGGTCGCGCGCGCGACGACGGAAAACGCCCATCACCTCTTCAGTCTATCCTGA
- a CDS encoding AtpZ/AtpI family protein — protein MTNDQAYIRLAMRIFADFGVSTAVPAVLAALGGKWLDARYGTAPKLLIACLAAALALTALTIVRKARRYSAEYQRLIASESKAPPSPES, from the coding sequence ATGACGAACGATCAGGCCTATATCCGGCTTGCCATGCGGATTTTCGCTGATTTCGGCGTCAGTACCGCGGTGCCTGCCGTATTGGCCGCGCTTGGAGGGAAATGGCTGGACGCCCGGTACGGGACCGCCCCGAAACTTCTCATCGCCTGCCTGGCCGCCGCCCTCGCCCTGACCGCCCTGACGATCGTCCGCAAGGCCCGCCGATACTCGGCCGAATACCAGCGCCTGATCGCTTCCGAATCGAAGGCTCCTCCTTCGCCTGAATCCTGA
- the atpB gene encoding ATP synthase F0 subunit A, translating into MLNLVLVPAAAEPIFHIGSFPVTNALINGWIAAGFFVGLAFMLRSRSALVPTGVQNAAETVVEAALGEVQKVTGDRERALRFLPIVGTLFVFILFSNWIGLLPGSGSVGMWQVHGGENLLVPVMRAATSDLNFTLAIALFAVLASHLFGLRAVGLGTHVGRFIQIPGLIRSFSKGPMAVMVALIEFAVGLLEIVSEFAKVVSLSLRLFGNVFAGEVLLTVMLGIFAYGLPIPFLFLELLVGIIQATVFAMLTLAYLTVMTTPPSHGEEGAH; encoded by the coding sequence ATCCTGAACCTTGTGCTCGTTCCTGCCGCCGCAGAACCCATTTTCCACATCGGGAGCTTCCCGGTCACCAACGCCCTGATCAACGGGTGGATTGCGGCCGGGTTTTTCGTGGGCCTGGCGTTCATGCTGCGCTCGCGCTCGGCGCTCGTGCCGACGGGGGTCCAGAACGCGGCGGAGACGGTCGTCGAGGCCGCCCTTGGGGAAGTGCAGAAGGTGACGGGCGACCGGGAACGTGCCCTGCGGTTCCTGCCCATCGTCGGGACCCTGTTCGTATTCATCCTGTTCTCCAACTGGATCGGCCTGCTTCCGGGCAGCGGTTCCGTCGGGATGTGGCAGGTGCATGGCGGAGAAAACCTGCTCGTCCCGGTGATGCGCGCGGCCACGAGCGACCTCAACTTCACGCTCGCGATCGCCCTGTTCGCCGTGCTCGCCTCGCACCTGTTCGGCCTGCGCGCGGTAGGGCTCGGCACGCACGTCGGCCGATTCATCCAGATCCCCGGCCTCATCAGGTCGTTCTCGAAGGGACCGATGGCCGTGATGGTGGCGCTTATCGAGTTCGCCGTCGGCTTGCTCGAGATCGTCTCGGAATTCGCCAAGGTCGTGTCGCTGTCCCTGCGCCTGTTCGGCAACGTGTTCGCGGGCGAGGTGCTGCTCACGGTGATGCTCGGGATCTTCGCCTATGGCCTGCCTATCCCGTTCCTGTTCCTGGAACTCCTGGTCGGCATCATCCAGGCCACGGTGTTCGCCATGCTGACCCTCGCGTACCTTACGGTGATGACCACGCCGCCCTCGCATGGGGAAGAGGGCGCGCACTGA
- the atpE gene encoding ATP synthase F0 subunit C, whose translation MDAESAKFIAKAVAMGVGAIGPGLGIGLIGAKAMEAIGRNPEATGKLFVPMLLGMAFAEAIAIYALVVSFTL comes from the coding sequence ATGGATGCTGAATCCGCAAAGTTCATCGCCAAGGCGGTTGCCATGGGCGTCGGCGCCATCGGCCCGGGCCTGGGCATCGGTCTCATCGGCGCCAAGGCCATGGAGGCGATCGGCCGCAACCCGGAAGCCACGGGCAAGCTGTTCGTCCCCATGCTCCTCGGCATGGCCTTCGCCGAAGCCATCGCGATCTACGCGCTCGTCGTCTCGTTCACGCTGTAG
- the atpF gene encoding ATP synthase F0 subunit B, with protein sequence MSEPTGGLATFGIDGRILLAQLINFLVVLFVLKRFAWGPIAARLDARSKKIEEGMKDAEEAAKRLKSADAERASMLSATRSEASAIVEKARADSEAMRAELIARAKGDVERVVMGGKAQLKAEQEAMKAELKRDVAEFAVEAARRILAEGVSKESSERLSSEMVVAWARKEV encoded by the coding sequence ATGTCTGAACCTACCGGCGGACTCGCGACCTTCGGGATCGACGGCCGCATCCTCCTCGCCCAGCTCATCAACTTCCTGGTGGTGCTGTTCGTGCTCAAGCGGTTCGCTTGGGGGCCGATCGCGGCGCGTCTGGATGCGAGGTCGAAGAAGATCGAGGAGGGGATGAAGGACGCCGAAGAGGCGGCGAAGCGGCTGAAGTCGGCCGATGCGGAACGCGCGTCGATGCTTTCCGCGACGAGATCGGAAGCGTCGGCCATCGTCGAGAAGGCGCGCGCGGACTCCGAGGCCATGCGCGCCGAACTCATCGCCAGGGCGAAGGGCGACGTGGAACGCGTCGTCATGGGCGGCAAGGCGCAGCTGAAGGCCGAGCAAGAGGCGATGAAGGCCGAGCTCAAGCGCGACGTGGCGGAATTCGCGGTGGAGGCGGCCAGGCGCATCCTGGCCGAAGGCGTCAGCAAGGAATCGTCCGAACGCCTCTCCTCCGAGATGGTCGTGGCGTGGGCCAGGAAGGAGGTATGA